One segment of Burkholderia multivorans ATCC BAA-247 DNA contains the following:
- a CDS encoding MdtB/MuxB family multidrug efflux RND transporter permease subunit has translation MNPSRIFILRPVGTALLMAAIMLAGLVALRFLPLAALPEVDYPTIQVQTFYPGASPEVMTSSVTAPLERQFGQMPSLNQMSSQSSAGASVITLQFSLDLPLDIAEQEVQAAINAAGNLLPSDLPAPPIYAKVNPADAPVLTLAVTSKTLPLTQVQDLTDTRLAMKISQIAGVGLVSLSGGNRPAVRIQANPTALAQYGMNLDDLRTTISNLNVNTPKGNFDGPTRAYTINANDQLTSADQYNSAVVAYKNGRPVMLTDVAKVVAGSENTKLGAWVNSEPAIILNVQRQPGANVIATVDAIKAQLPKLQETLPAALDVQIVTDRTTMIRAAVRDVQFELMLSVVLVVLVMYLFLANIYATIIPSLSVPLSLIGTLAVMYLAGFSLNNLSLMALTIATGFVVDDAIVMIENIARYVEEGDSGLEAALKGSKQIGFTIISLTVSLIAVLIPLLFMGDVVGRLFHEFAITLAVTIVISAIVSLTLVPMMCAKLLRHSPPPESHRFEARVHRTIDWVIARYAVALEWVLNRQRATLVVALLTLALTALLYVFVPKGFFPAQDTGVIQAITQAPQSVSYGAMAERQQTLATEILKDPNVDSLTSFIGVDGSNITLNSGRMLINLKPRDERSETAAQIIRDLQQRVANVTGISLFMQSVQDLTIDSTVSPTQYQFMLTSPNADEFATWVPKLVTRLQQEPSLADVATDLQSNGQSVYIEIDRASAARFGVTPATVDNALYDAFGQRIVSTIFTQSNQYRVILESEPKDQHYVQSLNDIYLPSAGGGQVPLSSIATFHERPSPLLVSHLSQFPSTTISFNLAPGASLGEAVKAIQAAEKEIGLPGSFQTRFQGAALAFQASLSNQLFLILAAVVTMYIVLGVLYESYIHPITILSTLPSAGVGALLALMITGHDLDIIGIIGIVLLIGIVKKNAIMMIDFALEAERVEGKPPREAIYQACLLRFRPILMTTLAALLGAVPLIVGSGAGSELRQPLGIAIAGGLIVSQVLTLFTTPVIYLGFDALARRARGWFERHGPAAGTRTDA, from the coding sequence ATGAATCCGTCCCGCATCTTCATTCTCCGGCCGGTCGGCACCGCCCTTCTGATGGCGGCGATCATGCTGGCCGGCCTCGTCGCGCTGCGCTTCCTGCCGCTCGCGGCGCTGCCGGAAGTCGACTATCCGACGATCCAGGTCCAGACCTTCTATCCGGGCGCGAGCCCGGAAGTGATGACGTCGTCGGTCACCGCGCCGCTCGAGCGCCAGTTCGGGCAGATGCCGTCGCTGAACCAGATGTCGTCGCAAAGCTCGGCCGGCGCGTCGGTCATCACGCTGCAGTTCTCGCTCGACCTGCCGCTCGACATCGCCGAGCAGGAAGTGCAGGCCGCGATCAACGCGGCCGGCAACCTGCTGCCGTCCGACCTCCCTGCCCCGCCGATCTACGCGAAGGTCAACCCGGCCGATGCGCCGGTGCTGACGCTCGCGGTCACGTCGAAGACGCTGCCGCTCACGCAGGTACAGGACCTGACCGACACGCGCCTCGCGATGAAGATCTCGCAGATCGCGGGCGTCGGCCTCGTGAGCCTGTCGGGCGGCAACCGCCCCGCCGTGCGGATCCAGGCGAACCCGACCGCGCTCGCGCAATACGGGATGAACCTCGACGATCTACGCACGACGATCTCGAACCTGAACGTGAACACGCCGAAGGGCAACTTCGACGGCCCGACGCGCGCCTACACGATCAACGCCAACGACCAGCTGACGAGCGCCGATCAGTACAACAGCGCGGTCGTCGCATACAAGAACGGCCGCCCGGTGATGCTGACCGACGTCGCGAAGGTCGTGGCCGGCTCGGAGAACACGAAGCTCGGCGCGTGGGTCAATTCGGAGCCCGCGATCATCCTGAACGTGCAGCGCCAGCCGGGCGCGAACGTGATCGCGACCGTCGACGCGATCAAGGCGCAGTTGCCGAAGCTGCAGGAAACGCTGCCGGCCGCGCTCGACGTGCAGATCGTCACCGACCGCACGACGATGATCCGCGCGGCCGTGCGCGACGTGCAGTTCGAACTGATGCTGTCGGTCGTGCTCGTCGTGCTGGTGATGTACCTGTTCCTCGCGAACATCTACGCGACGATCATCCCGAGCCTGTCGGTGCCGCTGTCGCTGATCGGCACGCTCGCGGTGATGTATCTCGCGGGCTTCTCGCTGAACAACCTGTCGCTGATGGCGCTGACGATCGCGACCGGCTTCGTCGTCGACGACGCGATCGTGATGATCGAGAACATCGCACGCTACGTGGAGGAAGGCGATTCGGGCCTCGAGGCCGCGCTGAAGGGTTCGAAGCAGATCGGCTTCACGATCATCTCGCTGACGGTGTCGCTGATCGCCGTGCTGATCCCGCTGCTGTTCATGGGCGACGTGGTCGGGCGCCTGTTCCATGAATTCGCGATCACGCTCGCGGTGACGATCGTGATCTCGGCGATCGTGTCGCTGACGCTCGTGCCGATGATGTGCGCGAAGCTGCTGCGTCACTCGCCGCCGCCCGAAAGCCATCGTTTCGAGGCGCGCGTGCACCGCACGATCGACTGGGTGATCGCGCGCTATGCGGTCGCGCTCGAATGGGTGCTGAACCGGCAGCGCGCGACGCTCGTCGTCGCGCTGCTCACGCTCGCGCTGACCGCGCTGCTGTACGTGTTCGTGCCGAAGGGCTTCTTCCCAGCGCAGGACACGGGCGTGATCCAGGCGATCACGCAGGCGCCGCAGTCGGTATCGTACGGCGCGATGGCCGAGCGGCAGCAGACGCTCGCGACCGAGATCCTGAAGGACCCGAACGTCGACAGCCTCACGTCGTTCATCGGCGTCGACGGCTCGAACATCACGCTGAACAGCGGCCGGATGCTGATCAACCTGAAGCCGCGCGACGAACGTTCGGAGACGGCCGCGCAGATCATCCGCGACCTGCAGCAGCGCGTCGCGAACGTGACGGGCATTTCGCTGTTCATGCAGTCCGTGCAGGACTTGACGATCGATTCGACGGTGAGCCCGACGCAGTATCAGTTCATGCTGACGAGCCCGAACGCGGACGAGTTCGCGACCTGGGTGCCGAAGCTCGTCACGCGGCTGCAGCAGGAGCCGTCGCTCGCGGACGTCGCGACCGACCTGCAGAGCAACGGCCAGTCGGTCTATATCGAGATCGACCGCGCGAGCGCCGCGCGCTTCGGCGTCACGCCCGCGACGGTCGACAACGCGCTGTACGACGCGTTCGGCCAGCGCATCGTCTCGACGATCTTCACGCAGTCGAACCAGTACCGCGTGATTCTCGAGTCGGAGCCGAAGGACCAGCACTACGTGCAATCGCTGAACGACATCTATCTGCCGTCGGCAGGCGGCGGCCAGGTGCCGCTGTCGTCGATCGCGACCTTCCACGAGCGGCCGTCGCCGCTGCTCGTCTCGCATCTGTCGCAGTTCCCGTCGACGACGATCTCGTTCAACCTCGCGCCGGGCGCGTCGCTCGGCGAAGCCGTCAAGGCGATCCAGGCCGCCGAAAAGGAGATCGGCCTGCCCGGCTCGTTCCAGACGCGCTTCCAGGGCGCGGCGCTCGCGTTCCAGGCGTCGCTGTCGAACCAGCTGTTCCTGATCCTCGCGGCCGTGGTCACGATGTACATCGTGCTCGGCGTGCTGTACGAGAGCTACATCCACCCGATCACGATCCTGTCGACGCTGCCGTCGGCCGGCGTCGGCGCGCTGCTCGCGCTGATGATCACGGGCCACGATCTCGACATCATCGGCATCATCGGCATCGTGCTGCTGATCGGCATCGTGAAGAAGAACGCGATCATGATGATCGACTTCGCGCTCGAGGCCGAACGCGTCGAAGGCAAGCCGCCGCGCGAAGCGATCTATCAGGCGTGCCTGCTGCGTTTCCGGCCGATCCTGATGACGACGCTCGCCGCGCTGCTCGGCGCGGTGCCGCTGATCGTCGGCTCCGGTGCCGGCTCCGAGCTGCGTCAGCCGCTCGGGATCGCGATCGCGGGCGGCCTGATCGTGTCGCAGGTGCTCACGCTGTTCACGACGCCGGTCATCTATCTCGGCTTCGACGCGCTCGCGCGCCGCGCGCGCGGCTGGTTCGAACGCCACGGCCCGGCGGCCGGCACGCGCACGGATGCGTAA
- a CDS encoding MdtA/MuxA family multidrug efflux RND transporter periplasmic adaptor subunit, with the protein MDNQQKPTPPSNDPAPAAARRSRRRLTAAALAVVVIGGLLWWHPWNRTPAGKPAAGSAASSAGGGHRGRGGPAAMANVPQPVQVAAATRGEMPVVLSALGTVTPLANVTVKTQLSGYLQSVAFKEGQIVKKGDLLAQIDPRPYQVALENAEGTLARDQALLATARLDLKRYRTLLSQDSIASQTVDTQASLVKQYEGTVKTDQAAVDSAKLNLTYARIVAPVSGRVGLRQVDPGNYVTPGDTNGIVVITQLQPMSVIFTTSEDNLPQILKQVNAGQKLSVTAYNRNNTIPLETGSLETLDNQIDTSTGTVKLRATFDNKEGLLFPNQFVNTRLLVDVIRDATIVPTSAVLTGSIGQFVYIVKPDNTVTVRKVKVGPVDGERTSIVDGVAVGERVVTDGSDRLREGAKISIPADQPKGASGAHGASAASAASAASGAAGRHGGRRHGASQAAAQ; encoded by the coding sequence ATGGACAACCAACAAAAGCCCACGCCCCCTTCGAACGATCCCGCTCCCGCTGCCGCACGACGTTCGCGCCGCAGGCTGACCGCCGCGGCGCTGGCCGTCGTCGTCATCGGCGGCCTGCTGTGGTGGCATCCGTGGAACCGCACGCCGGCCGGCAAACCGGCCGCGGGCAGCGCGGCTAGCAGCGCAGGCGGCGGCCACCGCGGCCGCGGCGGGCCCGCAGCGATGGCGAACGTGCCGCAGCCCGTGCAGGTCGCGGCCGCGACGCGCGGCGAGATGCCGGTCGTGCTGAGCGCGCTCGGCACCGTGACGCCGCTCGCGAACGTGACGGTCAAGACGCAGTTGTCCGGCTACCTGCAGTCGGTCGCGTTCAAGGAAGGCCAGATCGTCAAGAAAGGCGACCTGCTCGCGCAGATCGACCCGCGCCCGTATCAGGTCGCGCTCGAGAACGCCGAAGGCACGCTCGCACGCGATCAGGCGCTGCTCGCGACCGCGCGCCTCGACCTGAAGCGCTACCGCACGCTGCTGTCGCAGGATTCGATCGCATCGCAGACGGTCGACACGCAGGCATCGCTGGTCAAGCAGTACGAAGGCACCGTGAAGACCGATCAGGCCGCGGTCGATTCGGCGAAGCTGAACCTCACGTACGCGCGCATCGTGGCGCCGGTGTCGGGCCGCGTCGGCCTGCGCCAGGTCGATCCGGGCAACTACGTGACGCCCGGCGACACGAACGGAATCGTCGTGATCACGCAGCTGCAGCCGATGAGCGTGATCTTCACGACCTCGGAAGACAACCTGCCGCAGATCCTGAAGCAGGTCAACGCGGGCCAGAAGCTGTCGGTCACCGCGTACAACCGCAACAACACGATTCCGCTCGAGACCGGCTCGCTGGAAACGCTCGACAACCAGATCGACACGAGCACCGGCACCGTGAAGCTGCGCGCGACGTTCGATAACAAGGAAGGCTTGCTGTTTCCGAATCAGTTCGTCAACACGCGGCTGCTCGTCGACGTGATCCGCGACGCGACGATCGTGCCGACCTCGGCCGTGCTGACGGGCTCGATCGGCCAGTTCGTCTACATCGTGAAACCGGACAACACGGTCACGGTGCGCAAGGTCAAGGTCGGTCCGGTCGACGGCGAGCGCACGAGCATCGTCGATGGCGTCGCGGTCGGCGAGCGCGTGGTCACCGACGGCTCCGACCGTCTGCGCGAAGGCGCGAAGATCTCGATTCCGGCCGACCAGCCGAAAGGCGCGTCGGGCGCGCACGGCGCCAGCGCGGCTTCGGCTGCGTCGGCGGCATCGGGCGCGGCCGGCCGTCACGGCGGGCGCCGGCACGGTGCGTCGCAGGCAGCGGCCCAATAA
- a CDS encoding IclR family transcriptional regulator, which translates to MSTSVIPPAPRERESSPDEITALARGLAVLRRIAAADAPVSNRELTELTGIPKPTVSRITATLVSAGFLFQLPDSERFVLTASVLELSHGFLRNFDIRARSRPFMIELAERTSLSVHLAVRDRLDMVAIDVIRPRSAVLVTRLEIGSRMDIARTAVGRAYLAALEDDERRALLDALRATAGDDWPHVFARLNPALDDAMRDGHAIAIGEWREGLNAVAAGFVGPSGQRYSVNCGGASHQCPPEWLREHVVPALQECIAKITREIGGAPARRVAA; encoded by the coding sequence GTGTCGACATCTGTCATCCCTCCCGCTCCCCGAGAACGCGAATCGTCGCCGGACGAAATCACCGCGCTCGCGCGCGGCCTTGCGGTGCTGCGCCGCATCGCGGCCGCCGACGCGCCCGTCAGCAACCGCGAATTGACCGAGCTGACCGGCATTCCGAAGCCCACCGTGTCGCGCATCACCGCGACGCTCGTCAGCGCCGGCTTCCTGTTCCAGCTGCCGGACAGCGAGCGCTTCGTGCTAACCGCGTCGGTGCTCGAGCTGAGCCATGGTTTCCTGCGCAACTTCGACATTCGCGCGCGCTCGCGGCCGTTCATGATCGAGCTTGCCGAGCGCACGTCGCTGTCCGTGCACCTCGCGGTGCGCGACCGGCTCGACATGGTCGCGATCGACGTGATCCGCCCGCGCTCGGCGGTGCTCGTCACGCGGCTCGAGATCGGCTCGCGGATGGACATCGCGCGCACGGCGGTCGGCCGCGCGTATCTCGCCGCGCTCGAGGACGACGAGCGGCGTGCGCTGCTCGACGCGCTGCGCGCGACGGCCGGCGACGACTGGCCGCACGTGTTCGCGCGGCTCAATCCGGCGCTCGACGACGCGATGCGCGACGGCCACGCGATCGCGATCGGCGAATGGCGCGAAGGGCTCAACGCGGTCGCGGCCGGTTTCGTCGGGCCGTCCGGCCAGCGCTATTCGGTGAACTGCGGCGGCGCATCGCACCAGTGCCCGCCGGAATGGTTGCGCGAACACGTGGTGCCGGCGCTGCAGGAATGCATCGCCAAAATCACGCGCGAGATCGGCGGCGCACCGGCGCGGCGCGTCGCCGCGTAA
- a CDS encoding PhoX family protein, with amino-acid sequence MPALPNASRRHALKILAGAPMLPLSGLALPALLTGCGGDDDQPATTPTAAAYAAATFSSMAAPTLDNAAAMATTTVGSTLSVSFSDGSSRNFKLAYRPFFVTGDMVPDGKGGTILAGGYYDINNQPIIDRSVPGKERQFYSDCPDGSSLLTLKNANVPGVKGNTVFAVVQFEYTTRDQASVSQYGQLPSPIAVLTLDQDPATGALKLVKYHNVDTSSAHGLWITCGASLSPWGTHLSSEEYEPDATKAATDAQFKAFSKNTFGDETKANPYHYGHLPEITVNPDGTGTVKKHYCLGRISHELIQVMPDQRTVMMGDDATNGGLFMFVADKAADLSAGTLYVAKWTQTSSAGAGSATLTWIRIGHATSSEIESLANTLKASDIMDLATTDPNDASYTKIHFGGKFNWIRIKPGMEKAAAFLETHRYAALIGGSMAFTKLEGTTVNAKDKIVYTAMSRIETSMVKGNAVSRDVALDAKIAAGAVYALNLKAGQRDTSGTAIDSEWVPVDMAAPAALVGEDLATADALGNLANPDKIANPDNLKFSEKLRTLFIGEDSGMHVNNFLWAYHVDTRTLSRVLSCPAGAESTGLHAVDEINGWTYIMSNFQHAGDWESPLHDKVKPVLDPLVRANYKDRFGASVGYLTAEQTSIQLAKG; translated from the coding sequence ATGCCCGCGTTGCCCAATGCTTCCCGTCGCCATGCCCTGAAGATCCTTGCCGGCGCTCCGATGCTGCCGCTCTCCGGCCTCGCGCTGCCGGCGCTGCTGACGGGTTGCGGCGGCGACGACGATCAGCCCGCCACGACGCCCACGGCGGCCGCCTACGCGGCGGCGACGTTCTCGTCGATGGCCGCCCCGACGCTCGACAACGCGGCGGCGATGGCGACGACGACGGTCGGCTCGACGCTGTCGGTGTCGTTCTCGGACGGCTCGTCGCGCAACTTCAAGCTCGCCTACCGGCCGTTCTTCGTGACCGGCGACATGGTGCCGGACGGCAAGGGCGGCACGATCCTCGCGGGCGGCTACTACGACATCAACAATCAGCCGATCATCGACCGCTCGGTGCCCGGCAAGGAACGCCAGTTCTATTCGGACTGCCCGGACGGCAGCTCGCTGCTCACGCTGAAGAATGCGAACGTGCCCGGCGTGAAGGGCAACACGGTGTTCGCGGTCGTGCAGTTCGAATACACGACGCGCGATCAGGCGAGCGTGTCGCAGTACGGCCAGCTGCCGTCGCCGATCGCGGTGCTGACGCTCGATCAGGATCCGGCAACCGGCGCGCTGAAGCTCGTCAAGTACCACAACGTCGACACGTCGAGCGCGCACGGCCTCTGGATCACGTGCGGCGCGAGCCTGTCGCCGTGGGGCACGCATCTGTCGAGCGAGGAATACGAGCCGGACGCGACGAAGGCCGCGACCGACGCGCAGTTCAAGGCGTTCAGCAAGAACACGTTCGGCGACGAGACCAAGGCGAACCCCTACCACTACGGCCACCTGCCCGAGATCACGGTGAACCCGGACGGCACCGGCACCGTGAAGAAGCACTATTGTCTTGGCCGCATTTCGCACGAGCTGATCCAGGTGATGCCCGACCAGCGTACCGTGATGATGGGCGACGACGCGACCAACGGCGGCCTGTTCATGTTTGTCGCCGACAAGGCGGCCGACCTGTCGGCCGGCACGCTCTACGTCGCGAAGTGGACGCAGACGTCGTCCGCCGGCGCAGGCAGCGCGACGCTCACGTGGATCCGGATCGGCCATGCGACGAGCAGCGAGATCGAATCGCTCGCGAACACGCTGAAGGCGTCGGACATCATGGATCTCGCGACGACCGATCCGAACGACGCGAGCTACACGAAGATCCACTTCGGCGGCAAGTTCAACTGGATCCGCATCAAGCCCGGGATGGAAAAGGCGGCCGCGTTCCTCGAAACGCACCGCTACGCGGCGCTGATCGGCGGCAGCATGGCGTTCACGAAGCTCGAAGGCACGACCGTGAACGCGAAGGACAAGATCGTCTACACGGCGATGTCGCGGATCGAGACGTCGATGGTCAAGGGCAACGCGGTGTCGCGCGACGTCGCGCTCGACGCGAAGATCGCCGCGGGCGCCGTCTATGCGCTGAACCTGAAGGCCGGGCAGCGCGATACGTCGGGCACCGCGATCGACAGCGAGTGGGTGCCGGTCGACATGGCCGCGCCGGCGGCACTGGTCGGCGAGGATCTCGCGACGGCGGACGCACTCGGCAACCTCGCGAACCCGGACAAGATCGCGAACCCGGACAACCTGAAGTTCTCGGAAAAGCTGCGCACGCTGTTCATCGGCGAGGACTCGGGGATGCACGTGAACAACTTCCTGTGGGCCTACCACGTCGATACGAGGACGCTCTCGCGCGTGCTGTCGTGCCCGGCCGGTGCCGAATCCACGGGCCTGCATGCCGTCGACGAAATCAACGGCTGGACCTACATCATGAGCAACTTCCAGCACGCGGGCGACTGGGAATCGCCGCTGCACGACAAGGTCAAGCCCGTGCTCGATCCGCTCGTGCGCGCGAACTACAAGGACCGCTTCGGCGCGAGCGTCGGCTATCTGACGGCCGAGCAGACCAGCATCCAGCTCGCGAAGGGCTGA